The following nucleotide sequence is from Apium graveolens cultivar Ventura chromosome 4, ASM990537v1, whole genome shotgun sequence.
AGATACAATTTTAATAATCGTTAAGGCACCAATAATGCCGAAGAGACGGTTCGTTTTTATGGTGAACAATTAAATACAGTCGGACAATACTGATGAAAAACTAAAGATGCATTAAAATATAAAACCCCGAAGGCCAGTTAAATTACAAAGAGTACCAACTACAAAGAGTACCAACTACTACCAATTACAAAGAGTACCGATTACGAAAAATAGAAATACAGGAAGACGAACGAAGAATGCCGCTGCAAGAGTTGGATACGACCATGGAAACACCAACGGCAAACTTCGCAACAAGATCATCTTCAGTCATGTCAAGCACCTTAGTGCTGAAGGTTTAGGCTTGAGGGTCTTCATCCGAGAGCTCTTCGTCTTCGCCGGAGGAGACAGGAGGGACTTCGACTGCTGGACGACCGATAGGATCCTCCAGGTTGTCGTCAAGTAACTGCTTATAGTCCCAGTTCAGGCCATGGGCCTTCTCCAGGACATAATCAGCGCCGAACTGGAAGTAGCGCTCCTCAGTCCGGTCCAGctgcttcttcttctttcgaAGCTCTTCGGGACCTCTTCAGCTGGCCGTTCCGATGGGAGATCCTCCGATTCGCCCTCTCCAGCTCAGTCTCCAGCCGGGATCTATCCTTCTTCAGCTCAGTGGCTTCGACCTTGTTCTGGGCTTTCACCCTTACGAGCTCCTCCTTGGCCGCCGTATCCCTCTTCTCCAACTCCTTCACCTCGGCCCTGCGAGTCTCCATATCCTTAACCTTATCCTCCACGGATGCGGCCCAAGGGGCAGCCTGCAAAAGGACGGCAAAAGCATTACTAAAGGATGCCGAAATGAAAAAAGTGGAAGAAAAATAGAAGATTAAAAAACATACCAAGGACAGGAAGGACAGAAGCTCCGTGCAGACTTCGGTAGCAGAAGCCGAGGCAAAGGTCGGAAGATCGACCGGGAGCTGAAGACCATGGCAGAGGTCCGAAGCCACCTCCTTCATGGACTGCCGAACAGGATACACCGTATGGTCGGACGTAAGCAAGCCCCACCCCGGGAGATAAGAACGTACTATCCCCTCCTTGCTCCGGGTCCTCTTGGAAGGGTTCCCCTCTCCCATGTACTCCAGATCATCCCCCTCCTCGGCCTCAGAAGCCACTCGAGATTGACGGGGCGACGAATGCTTCTCGGTCGGGGCCCTTTCGCCCGTGCCCTCAGATGGATCGGGCGTAGCCCCCTTATCAGCGGCCTTCTTCGCCGCCTCTTCGGCCGCCCTCTTCTCGGCCGCCCTGGCCTTCTTTCTCTCGATCAGGGCCTCCCTTGAAGACACTGAAATAAGTAGGGAAAACAAGTCAGCCCAAGCATATATATAATCGAATGCATAAAAAGAAATGGAAATACAGGCGTGGGGACAAAACTAAAAGACCAAGGAAGAAGTTTTGTTACCCCCACCCCACAAGTTGAAGAGCCAATCCTTGTCCCGAAACTCTCCGGGACCCAGCTTCTTCACATTGACGTCCACCAACGCCGTGTAACTATCCTTCTCCTCCAAGGTCAAGCTCGGCATGAGAAGCAGAGCGGGGTTTACATCCCGCCAAACCGACATGTCCGCCAACCCCGGGCCACTCACATAGCACCAATGTGTGTGAGTGGACTTATTGTTCGAGTTGGTCGCCGTCCAATCGGGTCGCCCTGCCCGACGGGCGATGGTGTAAAAACCAGCACTCTTCGGATTCCTCCTGAAATCGTAGTGGTACCAGAATAGGCGAGTGTTGGGTGCGATCCCGGCATGAAGACACCTGTTCTGAAAACAGTTGATGTGGATGAACCCGTTCGGATCCATCTGTCCGAGGGCGATGCCAATCTGGAAAAAGAGGTGCTTAATCAACTTCAACGGCGGCACCCTCAAGCCGCATTTGAAGGCCGCCTCTGAAATCCCTACGGCACAGCCTCCATATCCGTCCGGTACCCCGGGAGTGTCGAAGATTCTCTCACCCTCCCTCGGCGCGTACAACCAACAAAGTCCTCGGGAAAGAGAGTAATCATCGTACATCTGAATGACGCGCCCTTTCGTCAGCTCAGATCTATTATTGGCTGTGGGATAGTCGGCAGCCGAACCGTATAGGGCCCGTCCTATCCGCTCGGGGCGAATGGAAGACGTTCCCACCAAGCTGTTGGATAAGGGGTCCCAAGAATCCGGGGGACGTTCTGCTTGGTCCATGTCCCTGTATCGAACAGACAGACATTAGTCCATGTACTCGGATTAGCagataaaagaaaaaataaacaCCCGAGTACACTTCCCAGGACCGAACGAACCCGAACCCCGGAGGCTGTTTCCGAAGGCTGCTCCTGAGCCAAGCCCCCCCAAAGGATGTTCTTGCCTACAAAGCCTTACGCAAACATCGCTCCAGACCACCTATTTAAGCCCTGGGACGGCTCCCGAAGGGTGTTCTAAAACCAAGAAGTCCCGAAGAACGTTCTTGATCATAAAACACCTCGCATGCCATCTTTAAACCCTTGGGGCCTCCTCAGGATTGGTAAAACCCAGAAACCTATGATCACCTACCCAAAAACCCCAGAAAAACACAACAACACACGCAAAAACCCAGAAAATCCCCATAAACCCAGAACAAAAGTCCGCATGCAAACTCTATAAAACACGGGAAACTAGCATGCAAATTCAAAACTGGAAAACAAGAAGAGAGACTTACTTATTTGAAGATGTTCTTGAATTGAAATGGGATAATTTGGAAAGACAGAGTTGCTGTTGCCCGTGATTGAGAGATTCACCGCGATTTGTCACTGTGTGTGGAGAAGCTAAAGTGATAAAAAGGAAATGAAACATACAAATGGGCTTATATAGGCGCCTAAAATGAATTTAGAGCAACGACATTTGGGGGTTTTTGAAATGAACATCCCAGATCAAAACGGTTGGCATTCAACGGCTGAGATTGAGTCATGAAACGACATGCCACCAGCTGTCATCAATGCACTGCAAGTCCTCATAAGATTGCCACGTGTACGACCGAAGATCGAGGCGGGACTGAAGCGATCGCCCTAGGGTTCCTCCATCCCCATATGGGCCGAGACCGGTGTCCGTCGGCCGGCCCGAAGGCCCAGCCGAAGGACAGGGACATGTTGGTTATAGGCCCAATAAGGCTCATTGAACGAAGGCCCACAAAGCGGTTGTGCTACTGGGCCGAAGGACCTCCAGGCCCGCATCGCCAAGGCCCATGGAAGCCCAGGCCGAGGCCTGCTACTCGCGGACCGTTGGGCAATGCAAGGGACACAACGCCCCCTTTTCACTCCCTCCTTAATGGTTGGTAACGGAAGAACATTCATGGCATGATTGGGTATAAAAACCCTTGTGAAGTAAGATAAAAGATATACACTCTCAACACTCTACTTCTCTTGTATTGCTACCTTAATTTTACAGCCAGATTCTGATTCttacaccggaggtgaatcgggggtctaaaccctcgcattctcttcactttcaggtacGGCCGGAGCCATCTTCAATCCATCCGAAGTCTGTTCATACAAACGAAAGGATCCGGGCGTAACACCTACATataaataatacatataaataataGGGTTGGGGTTAGACGAATATTATTGAGTTAATAggttaatttttttataaatcgACTGCATCTGGTCGGATCGTCTTTTACCTCAAGTTCGA
It contains:
- the LOC141720721 gene encoding uncharacterized protein LOC141720721, coding for MGEGNPSKRTRSKEGIVRSYLPGWGLLTSDHTVYPVRQSMKEVASDLCHGLQLPVDLPTFASASATEVCTELLSFLSLAAPWAASVEDKVKDMETRRAEVKELEKRDTAAKEELVRVKAQNKVEATELKKDRSRLETELERANRRISHRNGQLKRSRRASKEEEAAGPD